One Cytophagia bacterium CHB2 DNA window includes the following coding sequences:
- a CDS encoding response regulator — protein MDNPTILVADGDPKNLQILRENLETAGFEVIVAADGMQAWQKISSSVPDLILSEVNLPKLDGFQLLEKLKADPVTSSIPLMFLTNRRELQDRVRSLRGGVKDYMIKPLHIKEVLARIRMILRRMERIKEDEAETAKKLVGRLEEFSPVDLIESFGVERKTGVLTLHNENNRNGEIYFRDGAVVNASLGNLKAEKAVYQMLPWKHGHFTMIFKEINVPDEISVSNLGLLLQGFKRMEERERLFKLLPSPETTFVITDTFQSILQKRELTTEVSRFVSLIDGRRDLLQIIDESTYDDIKTLERLVKLYQQGFIKPSKTIITSEDDERDLSSTLAEPKILEKISAEIAPAPVNFKVTAVRSEKTATPAPASRERMEKASETAPLRQAEAKEQSPIPPTPPKSEPPPEAEPPQTLDEITEVSVVDSSETQSFKFPETTTMRPLEDVDLTDDSELATLPSFWHEHADEIWGTPQGGNGADGPTIELREEAPEEETGDDFAPSPEPLPEERVAEDTNEAESALLPIDLQDIMSRPVQMPSFLQDEPKHASHDEITASPEEVAPPEFEPSPISLENIAAFFENPEEPTENIPVADRLEPLEQSAAINGQVDSKKFEAVKPAIPPDIPPAAAITPTPAIPDEQDRDDQIAPALQRLLQQRQPARPKLVVIGRDSFYLSAFVKSLAGAQANLRKIESATFRHLEIGERQLPAQQAFEIIGISMEQQFTQLLANVAHDLVSFILVIEAHHQEDLGYCGYLLKMLKASYKIPFGIAVIKAQEKKNLSPDTLRDLVHAEPADYLHECNPSDPASVETFLAGLVSDANLTRW, from the coding sequence ATGGATAATCCAACCATTTTGGTCGCAGACGGCGATCCCAAAAATCTTCAAATTTTGCGCGAGAATCTTGAAACCGCCGGTTTCGAGGTTATTGTTGCTGCGGACGGCATGCAAGCGTGGCAAAAAATTTCATCGAGCGTGCCGGATCTCATTCTCTCCGAGGTCAATCTTCCCAAACTCGACGGCTTTCAGTTGCTGGAAAAGTTGAAGGCCGATCCCGTCACTTCTTCCATCCCGCTGATGTTCTTGACCAATCGCCGGGAATTGCAGGATCGCGTGCGCAGCTTGCGCGGCGGCGTGAAGGATTACATGATCAAGCCGCTGCACATCAAAGAAGTGCTGGCGCGCATTCGCATGATCTTGCGCCGCATGGAACGCATCAAAGAAGATGAAGCGGAAACCGCCAAGAAACTGGTGGGCCGCCTGGAAGAGTTCAGCCCGGTGGATTTGATTGAAAGCTTCGGCGTGGAGCGCAAAACCGGCGTGCTGACCCTGCACAATGAAAACAACCGCAACGGCGAAATTTATTTTCGCGACGGCGCGGTGGTGAACGCTTCGCTCGGCAATCTCAAGGCCGAAAAGGCGGTTTATCAAATGCTGCCGTGGAAGCACGGACATTTCACCATGATCTTCAAGGAAATCAACGTGCCGGACGAAATCTCCGTCAGCAACCTCGGCCTGTTGCTGCAGGGCTTCAAACGCATGGAAGAACGCGAGCGTCTGTTCAAGCTTTTGCCCTCGCCAGAAACCACTTTTGTCATTACCGATACGTTCCAAAGTATTCTGCAAAAACGCGAGCTGACCACCGAAGTTTCGCGGTTCGTGAGCCTGATCGACGGCCGCCGCGACCTTCTGCAAATCATCGACGAAAGTACCTACGATGATATCAAAACGCTCGAACGCCTGGTCAAGCTTTATCAGCAAGGATTTATCAAGCCTTCGAAAACGATTATTACCTCGGAAGACGACGAGCGAGATTTGTCCTCGACTCTGGCTGAGCCTAAAATTTTGGAAAAAATTTCGGCAGAGATCGCGCCGGCGCCGGTGAATTTCAAAGTGACGGCCGTGCGCAGCGAAAAAACAGCAACACCTGCGCCCGCCTCGCGTGAACGCATGGAGAAGGCAAGCGAAACCGCTCCTCTCCGGCAGGCTGAAGCGAAAGAACAGTCTCCAATCCCGCCAACACCGCCAAAATCCGAGCCGCCTCCGGAAGCTGAACCGCCTCAAACTCTCGATGAGATAACAGAGGTATCGGTGGTCGACAGTAGTGAGACGCAAAGTTTCAAATTCCCGGAAACCACCACGATGCGTCCGTTGGAAGATGTCGATCTGACCGACGATTCGGAGCTGGCAACCTTGCCCAGTTTTTGGCATGAACACGCTGATGAGATTTGGGGAACGCCGCAAGGCGGCAACGGCGCGGACGGCCCGACAATCGAGTTGCGCGAAGAAGCGCCGGAAGAAGAGACCGGCGATGATTTTGCGCCCTCGCCGGAGCCGTTGCCCGAGGAACGGGTTGCCGAAGACACGAACGAGGCGGAATCGGCTTTGCTTCCGATCGATTTGCAGGATATCATGTCACGCCCGGTGCAAATGCCGAGCTTTCTGCAAGATGAGCCAAAGCACGCGTCACATGACGAGATAACCGCCTCTCCGGAGGAAGTTGCGCCGCCAGAATTCGAGCCTTCGCCTATTTCTCTGGAAAACATCGCCGCATTTTTTGAAAATCCCGAGGAGCCGACTGAGAATATTCCCGTTGCCGATCGCCTTGAGCCGCTGGAACAATCTGCGGCCATCAACGGCCAGGTTGACTCGAAAAAGTTTGAAGCCGTCAAACCTGCGATTCCGCCGGATATTCCACCGGCAGCGGCGATTACTCCCACTCCTGCCATTCCAGACGAACAAGACCGGGATGATCAGATCGCGCCGGCCCTGCAACGATTGCTGCAGCAGCGCCAGCCCGCGCGTCCCAAACTGGTGGTGATTGGGCGCGATAGCTTTTATCTCTCGGCTTTTGTCAAAAGCCTGGCCGGCGCGCAAGCGAATTTGCGTAAAATCGAAAGCGCAACGTTCCGGCATTTGGAAATCGGCGAGCGCCAATTGCCCGCGCAGCAAGCGTTCGAAATTATTGGTATATCGATGGAGCAACAATTTACCCAGTTGCTCGCAAATGTGGCACACGATTTGGTAAGCTTTATTTTAGTGATTGAAGCGCATCATCAAGAGGACTTAGGATATTGCGGCTATTTGCTGAAGATGCTGAAAGCAAGTTATAAAATTCCGTTCGGCATTGCCGTAATCAAAGCACAGGAGAAGAAAAACTTGTCGCCGGATACGCTGCGTGACCTGGTGCATGCCGAGCCGGCGGATTATCTGCACGAGTGCAATCCTTCCGATCCCGCGTCGGTGGAAACATTTCTCGCCGGTTTGGTGAGCGACGCCAATCTGACGCGCTGGTAG